A stretch of the Gavia stellata isolate bGavSte3 chromosome 11, bGavSte3.hap2, whole genome shotgun sequence genome encodes the following:
- the FOXL2 gene encoding forkhead box protein L2 translates to MMSSYPDGEDTVALLAHDTSGSKEPERGKEELSADKGPEKPDPSQKPPYSYVALIAMAIRESAEKRLTLSGIYQYIISKFPFYEKNKKGWQNSIRHNLSLNECFIKVPREGGGERKGNYWTLDPACEDMFEKGNYRRRRRMKRPFRPPPTHFQPGKTLFSPDSYGYLSPPKYLQSTFMNNSWPLAQPPAPMPYTSCQMSGGNVSPVNVKGLSGPASYSPYSRVQSMALPSMVNSYNGMGHHHHPHAHHPQQLSPASPAPPAAPAANGAGLQFACARQPAELSMMHCSYWEHDSKHSALHSRIDI, encoded by the coding sequence ATGATGAGCAGCTACCCGGACGGCGAGGACACGGTGGCGCTGCTGGCTCATGACACCAGCGGCAGCAAGGAGCCGGAGCGGGGCAAGGAGGAGCTGAGCGCCGACAAGGGCCCCGAGAAGCCGGACCCCTCGCAGAAGCCCCCCTACTCCTACGTGGCCCTGATCGCCATGGCCATCCGCGAGAGCGCGGAGAAGAGGCTCACGCTGTCCGGGATCTACCAGTACATTATCAGCAAGTTCCCTTTCTACGAGAAGAACAAGAAGGGCTGGCAGAACAGCATCCGCCACAACCTCAGCCTCAACGAGTGCTTCATCAAGGTGCCCCGGGAGGGCGGCGGCGAGCGCAAGGGCAACTACTGGACCCTGGACCCGGCCTGCGAGGACATGTTCGAGAAGGGCAACTACCGCAGGAGACGAAGGATGAAGCGGCCCTTCCGGCCGCCCCCGACCCACTTCCAGCCCGGCAAGACCCTCTTCAGCCCCGACAGCTACGGCTACCTCTCCCCGCCCAAGTACTTGCAGTCCACCTTCATGAACAACTCGTGGCCGCTGGCGCAGCCCCCCGCGCCCATGCCCTACACCTCCTGCCAGATGTCTGGCGGGAACGTCAGCCCCGTCAATGTGAAAGGACTCTCGGGCCCGGCGTCCTACAGCCCCTACTCGCGGGTGCAGAGCATGGCGCTGCCCAGCATGGTGAACTCCTACAACGGCATgggccaccaccaccacccgcACGCCCACCAcccccagcagctcagcccggccagccccgcgccgcccgcggccccggccgcgAACGGAGCCGGCCTCCAGTTTGCCTgcgcccgccagcccgccgAGCTGTCCATGATGCACTGTTCCTACTGGGAGCACGACAGCAAACACAGCGCCCTGCACTCCCGCATAGACATCTAG